A genomic stretch from Oscillospiraceae bacterium includes:
- the accB gene encoding acetyl-CoA carboxylase biotin carboxyl carrier protein codes for MTQREILDLLEGVLTRLAGTDVGVLLVEDEGSGLKLRIERAAAPSPVCGTSEKTPAPAVWARAPEAVSAASELVEIRAPIVGTFYAAPAPDAPPFVTAGQVVSKGDTLCIIEAMKMMNEIEAERDGVIVRVLAQNGGLVEFGQPLFEMEGV; via the coding sequence ATGACGCAGAGAGAAATTTTGGATTTGTTGGAGGGCGTACTGACCCGGTTGGCGGGCACCGACGTCGGTGTGCTGCTGGTTGAGGACGAGGGCAGCGGACTGAAGCTGCGCATCGAACGCGCCGCTGCGCCGTCGCCGGTGTGTGGGACGTCGGAAAAAACGCCCGCGCCGGCGGTGTGGGCGAGGGCGCCGGAGGCGGTGTCCGCCGCATCGGAACTTGTGGAAATCCGCGCCCCCATTGTGGGGACGTTTTACGCGGCGCCCGCGCCGGACGCGCCGCCCTTTGTCACGGCCGGGCAGGTGGTGTCTAAGGGAGACACGCTGTGTATCATCGAGGCCATGAAGATGATGAACGAGATCGAGGCCGAGCGCGACGGGGTAATTGTGCGCGTGTTGGCGCAAAATGGTGGTCTCGTCGAGTTCGGCCAGCCGCTGTTTGAGATGGAGGGAGTGTGA
- the fabZ gene encoding 3-hydroxyacyl-ACP dehydratase FabZ — MLGGEEIQKIIPHRPPFLLLDEIDELEPGVRAVGRWRLTGAEDFFRGHFPGQPVLPGVLIIESMAQTGGVVMLSLPCYAGKLAYFAGIDKVRFRRKVFPGDCLETDVRIERVFQNIGYGKATASVNGEKAASGTLKFSIG; from the coding sequence ATGCTGGGAGGCGAGGAAATTCAAAAGATCATCCCGCATCGGCCGCCGTTTTTGCTGCTGGATGAGATCGACGAACTTGAGCCCGGCGTCCGGGCTGTCGGCCGCTGGCGGCTCACCGGCGCGGAGGATTTTTTTCGGGGCCATTTCCCTGGCCAGCCGGTGCTGCCCGGGGTGTTGATCATCGAATCGATGGCGCAGACAGGCGGTGTGGTCATGCTGTCGCTGCCGTGCTACGCCGGCAAGCTCGCCTATTTTGCGGGGATCGACAAAGTGCGCTTTCGGCGGAAAGTCTTCCCGGGCGACTGTCTTGAGACAGACGTACGGATTGAGCGCGTGTTCCAAAATATCGGGTACGGAAAGGCCACGGCCTCGGTGAACGGGGAGAAGGCGGCCTCCGGCACCTTGAAATTTTCGATTGGGTAG